From the Maioricimonas rarisocia genome, one window contains:
- a CDS encoding serine/threonine-protein kinase, with the protein MTTPSECPVCGSHLPLDATAGLCPKCLMQAGMQSDAPAGESPFVPTTPQPGGFVPPPVSSLTAAFPGLEVLELIGHGGMGAVYKARQKKLDRLVALKIIRPESAADPAFAERFTREAVTLARLNHPQIVSIHDFGEVEYESLTGRDGGEPARQPLFYFVMEYVDGANVRDLIRRGRVPPQQALAIVAQICDALQYAHDEGIIHRDIKPENILVDRRGRVKIADFGLARLVANSPENFTLTGTHQVMGTPRYMAPEQMAGSHRVDHRADLYALGVVLYEMLTGQLPMGKFEPPSRKVAVDARLDEVVHRALASDPDQRYQRASEIRSDVESLVHESVSRIDSGEAWSSDPVPPAGPSTILENHVAQAVGWLRNAAASPRLRPEPQPLPADSEVTGLSFARFLATVTVALLLLIPAAGLITNGIDIADGNDPVPAWVGALMILGGIALIALPAMFIWRRRDVSQNRSEPGGRPHPDDALPRFSRKAIWGAAWGSMFILMFLALVPAYTLRVAPAPVSTVEEVGGPADEESHAAASAHAAHHPRQDSFTALMVVLAMIGGAGLSAPFGMTILGLLAISDIQSSRGRITGLGLAYFDAICFPLIIFSVAFIWSFVEMIGAAGSSSDPQSLADYLQRDAVLAGTLLCGLFNVLLVSFGWRLVSRTSGTVAAGSSSIVTPSDGAPFARVVLSIAPSPQLGNIVVTHFGELGYRLVEEQPSEWVFQRGRKLAALHATDIRRYFTQLNVRTMPLGPDRVRLSCSWFVWLFGAITVRKDVAVLEAEGRELEVLINETASASSTDAAPMTRGSENADISERAVHDA; encoded by the coding sequence ATGACGACGCCGTCCGAGTGCCCCGTCTGCGGCAGTCATCTCCCACTCGATGCGACCGCCGGCCTCTGCCCGAAGTGCTTGATGCAGGCGGGGATGCAGAGTGATGCACCTGCCGGCGAGAGCCCGTTCGTGCCGACGACGCCCCAGCCGGGTGGTTTCGTGCCCCCGCCGGTTTCGTCACTGACCGCGGCGTTTCCCGGTCTCGAAGTGCTCGAACTGATTGGCCACGGCGGCATGGGAGCCGTCTACAAGGCCCGCCAGAAGAAACTGGATCGCCTTGTCGCGCTCAAGATCATCCGCCCGGAATCAGCGGCCGATCCGGCATTCGCAGAACGGTTTACGCGGGAAGCCGTCACTCTCGCCCGGCTCAATCACCCGCAGATCGTCTCCATTCACGACTTCGGCGAGGTGGAATACGAATCCTTGACGGGACGTGACGGCGGCGAACCCGCCCGGCAGCCGCTGTTCTACTTCGTGATGGAATACGTTGACGGGGCCAACGTCCGCGATCTGATCCGCCGCGGTCGTGTCCCGCCACAGCAGGCGCTCGCGATTGTCGCGCAGATCTGCGACGCGCTCCAGTACGCCCACGACGAAGGAATCATTCATCGCGACATCAAGCCGGAGAACATCCTCGTCGACCGTCGCGGCCGGGTGAAGATCGCCGACTTCGGCCTCGCTCGACTCGTCGCGAATTCGCCGGAGAACTTCACGCTCACCGGCACACACCAGGTGATGGGAACGCCGCGGTACATGGCTCCCGAGCAGATGGCAGGTTCGCATCGCGTCGATCACCGTGCCGACCTGTACGCCCTGGGCGTTGTGCTGTACGAGATGCTGACCGGCCAGCTTCCGATGGGGAAGTTCGAGCCACCGTCCCGCAAGGTGGCGGTCGATGCGCGCCTCGACGAGGTCGTGCACCGGGCTCTGGCGAGCGATCCGGACCAGCGTTATCAGCGGGCCAGCGAGATTCGCTCGGATGTCGAGAGCCTGGTCCATGAGAGCGTGAGCCGCATCGACTCGGGCGAGGCGTGGTCCTCCGATCCCGTGCCGCCTGCCGGCCCCTCGACGATCCTCGAAAACCACGTCGCACAGGCGGTCGGCTGGCTGCGGAACGCGGCAGCGTCACCTCGACTCAGGCCGGAGCCGCAGCCCCTCCCCGCCGACAGCGAAGTGACAGGTCTCTCTTTCGCTCGCTTCCTGGCCACGGTGACGGTTGCTCTGCTGCTGCTGATACCTGCGGCCGGGCTGATCACGAATGGAATCGACATCGCAGACGGTAACGATCCTGTTCCCGCCTGGGTGGGGGCGCTGATGATCCTCGGCGGCATTGCGTTGATCGCGTTGCCCGCCATGTTCATCTGGCGGCGCAGAGATGTCAGTCAAAACCGAAGCGAACCGGGCGGCCGACCTCATCCCGACGACGCGTTGCCACGGTTCTCCCGCAAAGCCATCTGGGGGGCCGCCTGGGGATCGATGTTCATTCTGATGTTCCTCGCCCTCGTCCCCGCGTACACGCTGCGGGTTGCACCGGCGCCGGTCTCCACTGTTGAGGAAGTCGGCGGCCCGGCCGATGAAGAAAGCCACGCCGCAGCGAGCGCGCACGCCGCCCATCACCCGCGTCAGGACTCCTTCACAGCCTTGATGGTCGTGCTGGCGATGATCGGAGGGGCCGGCCTGTCGGCGCCGTTCGGCATGACGATTCTGGGGTTGCTGGCGATCAGCGACATTCAATCCTCCAGAGGTCGCATCACCGGCCTGGGCCTGGCCTACTTCGATGCAATCTGCTTCCCGCTGATCATTTTCAGCGTCGCGTTCATCTGGAGCTTTGTGGAGATGATCGGGGCTGCCGGCAGCTCCTCAGACCCTCAATCACTGGCCGATTATCTTCAGCGGGATGCGGTTCTGGCGGGAACCCTCCTGTGCGGTCTCTTCAACGTCCTGCTCGTCTCGTTCGGTTGGCGGCTCGTGTCGCGGACGTCCGGCACAGTGGCCGCAGGATCCTCTTCGATCGTCACGCCGTCCGACGGCGCCCCGTTCGCACGTGTCGTCCTGAGTATTGCCCCCTCGCCGCAGCTGGGGAACATTGTCGTCACGCACTTCGGGGAGCTTGGTTATCGCCTGGTGGAAGAGCAACCGTCGGAATGGGTGTTTCAGCGGGGACGGAAGCTGGCGGCGCTGCATGCGACGGACATCCGCAGGTACTTCACACAGTTGAATGTCCGCACCATGCCGCTCGGCCCGGATCGCGTCCGGCTCAGCTGCAGTTGGTTTGTCTGGCTCTTTGGGGCCATCACAGTGCGGAAGGATGTCGCCGTCCTCGAAGCCGAAGGACGCGAACTGGAGGTACTGATCAACGAGACTGCCTCTGCCAGTTCGACGGACGCGGCACCGATGACGCGGGGAAGCGAAAACGCCGACATCTCAGAGAGAGCGGTCCACGACGCGTAA
- a CDS encoding LamG domain-containing protein, protein MRLTIVVVMCGLLGGVGSAVAEDGLIARWPLAGDTNDQSPHRLHGRLHDVEFVTDETLGRPVASFNGRSSWIDVPAHEHLAIGRSDFSISARVRIDETQDDVPGDVISRYDAGSRRGFHLAVKTNAGVTFTQANARQLQFGIDDNRAVSTWTDCGRPGNAVLAFALCEFDGDLYAGTCEPGPDESGRVYRYGDDGTWIDCGAPDGSNAVTSLAVFDGALYAGTGKYRLRGSSLPESENETLGGRIFRYDGDSRWIDCGRLPETEAVGGLVVYRGHLYASSLYRPAGFFRYDGATTWTDCGCPVRPDDLPGDTTHMRVEAMGVFDGWLYATSYDGGRVFRFDGERWFDCGQLGDNTQTYAFAVRQGRLYVGTWPSGRVYRFEEPHEWTDVGRLGDELEVMGMLVHNGRLIAGTLPLAEVYEYDGGTTWKRLSQLDHTPEVRYRRAWTMAEHAGQVFCSTLPSGHVHSWRAGRVAMSGTALGPGWHHVAAIRTGSTIEMYVDGKLAAREEGDEIGEYDLDCGKPLRIGAGPNDFFKGRLSDVRVYGRALSATEIQTLANP, encoded by the coding sequence ATGCGGCTCACGATTGTCGTAGTGATGTGCGGATTGCTCGGCGGCGTCGGTTCCGCCGTTGCGGAGGACGGGCTGATTGCGCGATGGCCCCTTGCCGGCGACACGAACGACCAGTCTCCGCATCGTCTTCACGGCAGGCTGCACGACGTCGAGTTCGTGACCGATGAGACGCTCGGGCGTCCGGTGGCGTCGTTCAATGGACGATCCTCCTGGATCGACGTTCCGGCCCATGAGCATTTAGCGATCGGGCGGTCCGACTTCTCCATCTCGGCTCGGGTGCGAATTGACGAAACTCAGGACGATGTTCCGGGAGACGTCATCAGCCGCTACGACGCCGGGAGTCGCCGCGGGTTTCACCTGGCGGTCAAGACGAATGCGGGTGTGACGTTCACGCAGGCAAACGCACGACAGTTGCAGTTCGGCATCGACGACAACCGGGCAGTGTCCACATGGACGGACTGCGGTCGCCCCGGCAACGCGGTGCTCGCCTTTGCGCTGTGTGAGTTCGACGGCGACCTTTACGCCGGGACGTGCGAGCCGGGGCCGGATGAGTCGGGCCGGGTGTACCGGTATGGTGACGACGGCACGTGGATCGACTGCGGAGCTCCGGACGGTTCGAATGCCGTCACCTCTCTGGCCGTTTTCGATGGAGCGTTGTACGCCGGCACGGGAAAGTACCGTCTGCGAGGTTCGTCCCTTCCCGAGTCGGAAAACGAGACGCTGGGCGGTCGCATCTTTCGTTACGACGGCGACTCGCGATGGATCGACTGCGGTCGGCTGCCGGAAACAGAAGCCGTCGGCGGACTGGTCGTCTACCGTGGCCACCTTTACGCCTCGTCGCTGTATCGACCGGCAGGCTTCTTCCGGTACGACGGCGCGACGACATGGACTGACTGCGGTTGTCCAGTCCGGCCCGACGATCTCCCGGGCGACACGACCCACATGCGGGTCGAGGCAATGGGTGTCTTCGACGGCTGGCTGTACGCGACCAGTTATGATGGCGGCCGCGTGTTCCGCTTTGATGGTGAACGCTGGTTCGACTGCGGGCAGCTTGGGGACAATACGCAAACGTATGCGTTCGCCGTCCGTCAGGGACGTCTGTATGTCGGCACGTGGCCCAGCGGTCGGGTCTATCGATTCGAAGAGCCACATGAGTGGACGGATGTGGGCCGACTCGGCGACGAGCTGGAAGTGATGGGAATGCTGGTCCACAACGGCCGGTTGATCGCCGGCACTCTCCCGCTTGCCGAAGTCTACGAGTACGACGGCGGCACAACGTGGAAGAGGTTGTCGCAGCTCGATCACACGCCTGAGGTTCGCTACCGGCGGGCCTGGACAATGGCCGAGCACGCCGGCCAGGTCTTCTGCAGTACGCTTCCCTCCGGTCACGTCCACTCGTGGCGTGCTGGTCGCGTGGCGATGAGCGGCACGGCCCTCGGCCCCGGATGGCATCACGTCGCGGCCATTCGGACGGGCTCCACGATCGAAATGTACGTTGATGGCAAACTGGCCGCCCGCGAGGAGGGCGACGAGATCGGCGAGTATGATCTCGACTGCGGGAAGCCGCTGCGGATCGGCGCCGGTCCGAACGACTTCTTCAAGGGACGACTCTCGGACGTTCGTGTTTACGGCAGGGCCCTGAGTGCCACCGAGATCCAGACTCTGGCCAACCCATGA
- a CDS encoding glycosyl hydrolase family 28-related protein has product MKIHPASLVAAFLVFVIAAANAGAAEFDITDYGASADDDGDDTGAINAALQACGEAGGGTVIVPAGTFLVSRQGSESPILEIPSNTTVRGAGDGSILKFAAGVNDSNFWRMIGASQDCHDITIRDLHLDGSNTHQRYVKGETPEQNHGIFFYNRGGRIENVTIRDCLVENFSGDCVSFSQGCRGFTVRNVRVRNFIRQGIQMGGGKGDGGHYVTGCRDLPHTVEPGGSTIHVEHAEGASDFRIIGNECRHHLLAGGGADRLVVEDNDVQGRIEGNSIRNGRFENNRLQAGDLGRTLMQFGYADGLVIRGNRIAGDNAKATGIYVWGASRYNATPSRNITIEENVFELKGQPVLLNGVEGAKVSGNVIRGSKSDSVVVERRTENVTVAGNRIE; this is encoded by the coding sequence ATGAAGATTCACCCCGCGTCTCTGGTCGCTGCCTTTCTCGTCTTCGTAATCGCAGCAGCGAATGCTGGTGCAGCCGAGTTCGACATCACGGACTACGGCGCGAGCGCCGACGATGACGGCGACGATACCGGAGCCATCAACGCCGCCCTGCAGGCCTGCGGCGAAGCGGGGGGCGGAACGGTCATCGTGCCGGCGGGCACATTCCTTGTGTCCCGGCAGGGGAGTGAGTCGCCCATCCTGGAGATTCCCTCGAACACGACCGTGCGGGGCGCAGGGGACGGCTCGATCCTCAAGTTTGCAGCCGGGGTGAACGACAGCAACTTCTGGCGGATGATCGGGGCCTCGCAGGATTGCCACGACATCACGATCCGCGATCTGCACCTGGACGGCAGCAATACGCACCAGCGGTACGTGAAAGGAGAAACGCCGGAGCAGAACCACGGCATCTTCTTCTACAACCGCGGTGGGCGGATCGAGAACGTCACCATCCGCGACTGCCTCGTTGAGAACTTCAGCGGTGACTGCGTTTCTTTTTCGCAAGGCTGCCGGGGATTTACGGTTCGCAATGTCCGCGTGCGGAACTTCATCCGGCAGGGAATCCAGATGGGAGGCGGCAAGGGGGACGGCGGACATTATGTCACCGGTTGCCGCGACCTGCCTCACACGGTCGAGCCGGGCGGGTCGACGATCCACGTCGAACATGCTGAGGGAGCAAGCGACTTCCGGATCATCGGCAACGAGTGTCGGCATCATCTGCTGGCCGGGGGTGGTGCGGACCGCTTAGTTGTCGAAGACAACGACGTGCAGGGACGGATCGAAGGGAACAGCATCCGCAACGGCCGGTTCGAGAACAACCGACTGCAGGCGGGCGACCTGGGCCGCACGCTGATGCAGTTCGGCTATGCCGATGGCCTGGTGATCCGCGGGAACCGGATCGCGGGAGACAACGCCAAAGCGACCGGCATCTACGTGTGGGGAGCCTCGCGGTATAACGCCACGCCGTCCCGAAACATCACCATCGAAGAGAACGTCTTCGAACTGAAGGGGCAGCCGGTGCTGCTGAACGGAGTCGAAGGCGCGAAGGTGAGCGGCAACGTCATCCGTGGCAGCAAATCCGACAGCGTCGTCGTCGAGCGACGGACGGAGAACGTTACGGTCGCCGGCAACCGCATCGAATAG